The Spirosoma sp. SC4-14 DNA window TGTCGCATTTTTCCCATTCGTTTAAGAAAAAATTCGGCAAGGCACCTTCCGAGTGGCTATAGTCAGTTGGGTTTAGCCTGAGGTTTTGGCTAATGATCCGAATAAAAAATAGTGATCCGTTATAGAGGATTTGTTTTACTTAAACATATTGATATATATTATTTTTTCGTTGATGAGATAGTAAAAACATTACTATACTCCAGGGATGAAACTCACGACTTTACTATTTGTATTAGTGTCATTGACGACACAAGCTCAAATCAGTCAGGGGCGGTGGCAGGTTAGTGCCGATTTGTCTGATTTCTCTTATAAAGTAAACGATGCCAATACTTCATTTTCTGGCCAGCTAACACCGGCAATTGGATACGTTCTCGTACAGAATTTGGTTGCAGGAGTTGGCCTCTCGCTGAATCATTATAGTACTTCCACAACTACCGTTTTCCGGGAACATACAAGTAGTATAGGCGCTTCCCCTTATATCCGGTATTATGTAGGAAAAGCGCCTTTAAAACCGTTTGTGGGTATTTCTTATAGCTTCTTTACCAATAAGGATACATTTACTATCTATGGGGGAGCAGTAGAATCGTATTCCAGAACTTTCTCGTCGAATGCGTTAACTCCTGCGCTTGGGCTTGCTTATTTTTTGAATAACCGATTCGCTCTTCAGGCTAGTCTGCACTATGTTATGTATATGAATGAAGCAGGAGGACCGGTGGGGCTTAGTGGGCCTAATACGTCCTTTTTACCAGGTCGCTCGAATCATCAGGATTTATCTCTGGGTTTAGGCATACAATTCCTGCTCGGACGATAGTATAGATAGTTTTCAGAAGTACAAACCTACCAGTACCAGACTGAATAGATAGCCTATTAGCCTTCCCACAGGGTATTTTCTGTTTCTGAAGCACAAGATTCCGGCCAGGTCGTATATTCGCCGTTTCAAGTTTGCCAAACGCGACTTTTAGGCTATATAGAACAGAACCACTGATGAACAAAATACCCGTAATTATTGACTGCGATCCTGGCCACGACGATGCTGTAATGCTTATGCTGGCCGTAGGAAGCGGTCGCTTCGATATTAAAGCCATTAC harbors:
- a CDS encoding outer membrane beta-barrel protein → MKLTTLLFVLVSLTTQAQISQGRWQVSADLSDFSYKVNDANTSFSGQLTPAIGYVLVQNLVAGVGLSLNHYSTSTTTVFREHTSSIGASPYIRYYVGKAPLKPFVGISYSFFTNKDTFTIYGGAVESYSRTFSSNALTPALGLAYFLNNRFALQASLHYVMYMNEAGGPVGLSGPNTSFLPGRSNHQDLSLGLGIQFLLGR